The genome window ATCACTTCTCAACCCATTGTCTTCCCCCCCCCGAACCCACACTTACAATCCATTTATAATTATTTACATACAAGGCTTGAACAATCTGTATCATTAGGCTACTAGTTGGTGAGCAAAAGTACTTTAAAcaaattaacaaaacaacaagGAGGAACTTCTAACTAGGAGAGGGAGTCGTGATTAGAATCAGGTCTACCGATAAGCCAATGTCTGACCCATGTTCACACTGTACAACTCTCAGTTGAAAGGAGACTTGGTAATCCATCAGAAACCAAACAGTATGATTCATCGAAGTGTCTTTCAAAAGAACAACTACTCATCAACAAACCCTGGTGGCCATCTGACTTCAAGTGAAACACAAAGCATGCAGATGTAAGGTAGGTGAACAGTCTGAACAATACCAAATAATGCCAGCAAAATAAACTCAGAAATCATAAgagttaaaaaaaacaccttttGAGCTCAGTCTGAGCTCAATAACTGATTACTCCCAACCAGAGACATGAATGACCAGAGAGCTAGACGTGATCAGAGTTTATTAGCGATAGTCCAAAGCCATATTTGAGATGACAAATCTGAATCAATCCATCAAATGATGACATGTATAAATACAGCCAATATTGTGTTTGGCTGTGGACTTCTGAAAGATAAAATGCTATAGAGATGTAACAGTGAAATgaccaaaacaaaaaaatattcttGAATTGTTAGCTGTCAGCTCGTATGTATGAGTCAAATCAAATTAGTGACAAACTCAACACACAGCAGGGTCAATAGAGGACAGTGTCCAGTCTCCCTCAGAACAGAATGTCCCAATACTCTTTACTGGCTTGCTTTCCTTGCCCTCGTAGGGAAAGAAGGAAAGGTTTCCATCCTTGTCATTTTCACCTGTCATGTCCTGAGACCAGCGGCCATAAAGAAAAGCAAGCATCTAAAGCAGGGGTCCCTATTACATTCAGCCATTGGACCAGTTCTCCTTAAGCGGACGGTCAGGGGGCCGAACATAGTTagaatttgtacactgcaaattgactgcaagaaccCAAAACAGAAAGTATTTGACAAAAACTGAATAATTttaaaccttgattacattggatATGTGATCGTAtccctctctatttctgtctgggaatacttgggaacagattttctaaattaaaaatcactttgagctgatttcctggtgattttagtCTTCTGTCCTACACCAGAAACACTTAGGGGGCCAAATAAAAATCACCTGCAGGCCGCCTATTTGGGAACCCTGATCTAAAGACTAAAGAGACATGTCTCCTGAAACAGGGAGGCCACTGGAGATGAAATACCCCCAAATATTACACAGACACAAAAATGATCCTACTCTACAAGAAAGGGCaaataaatatttattaaatCCTTTTTAGACAATCACCCTTTTTCAGCATTCCATTTCGAGATGCCCAAATTTACAAGGCCTCAACCATACTTTCCAATGTACATGTCATATCCCCTCTTCCACCAATACCCTTTCCCCCTATCCCCACTTCTCAATGATCCCTCGTTCAGTAGAATAGCGCCCGATCTACCCCTAGCCCCTTCTccctatgcacttgtggagatgTGTAAGGTTTGCACAGATAATAACGATACGATAACCTTGCTCTCTGATAGGCTAGCCGTATTgcttatgtaaccgatgtgaaatggctagttagttagcggtggtgcgcgctaatagcgtttcaatcagtgaggtcactcgctctgagacttgaagtagggtttccccttgcgttgcaagggccgcggcttttgtggcgcgaggggaaaccctacttcaagtctcagagcgagtgacgtcactgattgaaacgctattatcgcgcaccaccgctaactaactagccatttcacatcggttacacttatgTCTATAATCCAACCGTCTCAGATCCCTGAAGGGTGTAGGTGGTAGGGGCTAGGCGTTCATGTGGATCTGGGTGTAGCTCGTTCCGCAGCAGTATTGCCACTACAGGAGTGATTGACTGTTCAGTGTGTTACTCAGGGACTCCTGCTATAGTAAAGGCATGGTGCTGTAGTGTAGCGTGTCACTATGGACTCTGTTTGTCCATGACTTCTCTCATTGAACAAAACCCTGTATGAACTTCAGCTCTGTGTTAACCAATGGTGGGCTTGAAAAATGTAAACTCCGGTTAAGAAGTGTCTCAGTCGGATAGAAGCACAGCCATAacaatgacatgacatgacagaaCATAGACCGTGGGTTAGATGACGTTTGGGCAGGGAAGACAGACATTAATACAACAGACTCCTAGAGGTGGTCTCTAAGAGAGAAAAGACAGGTCGGCGAATATACAGCGTTAACTCCATACCAAACTCCGACGAGGtgtatgcaaacacacacacagcacacagatAGAAGTCCCATCTCCAAACTGAGTCTGACATTTGTCGCCCTCTGGTGGTCTAGTCCAGATCCTTtcacccctcctcttctcttaACGTACAGACACACCCCACCCTCCCCCAGTCCATCTCCAGGCTTATCTGGTGTAGTAGACTCTGTAGTAGACGCTCTTGGACCTCCAGAGAGAGTAGGAGTTGTCGAACTTTAGCAGGTAGACTCCACGGCCGGGGTATTGGTGACTGCCGGCGTAGACCTCCTCGTGACAGTCCCGCCGGTACACCGGCACTATCTCATCCACCTGGGGCTTCCCTGCCCCCTTCTTAAGCTTCACCCCCTCCCTGGGAGGCTCCCCTGAAGATAGAGGGAACACAGACCGTCAGGAGGGCTGTCTGTAGCTACTGAATATTCATCATGTCTGAGGTGGCATTCAACAAGGAGGAGGAAACATGCAAAAAGACCATGAGCCCAGACAAACAAGCAGGAAAAACCCCATTAAGGTGTGGACTAACTAAATGGTTATATTAAGCTAGGACAGTCATCTCAGTAGAAATGCATCCTGGGTCTCACTAAACAACACGTAACATCCTATTAGAACACAAGCAGCCTATCTAACAGTGCTCCACCTCACCTTCCTCATCCTCGTCTTCGTCGCTTGACTCGCTGACGTGCACGCTGACCGAGGCGTTGGTGGCATCAGTCCACTCGAAGAGGACTCCGAAGCCGATGTCGTAGTGGTCCGTGGCGAACTCCCAGAAAAGGTAGGAGCCCTCCTCGTGGGTGGGCACGCGCACCGTCACCACCTCGCCACGCCCCACCGTGATCACACTGTCCACGTCCTGCCGGATCTTCTCCTTGAAGTCCTTGATCTGAGGCCGCGTCCACATGGAGGGAGCCGCGATGACCGGGGGAgagtctgctggacggagaaggGAAAGTGGGGGGAGAAAGGTATCAGAGGGGTGTGTAAATATAACAGGCAGATTGGGCACCATGTACATACATTTCTCAGGTAGAAATGTTCAGAAAAAGACAAATCTGATTCAAGTGAGGATAAAAACATATCGTTTTTAAATCCTGCTTTTGAGTACTTTCAAATAAAACGTCCTTTCTCAATGAGAGTGGCATCTTAAGAAACTCGATGAGGCAGTAATGGCTTTCGGGCAACACTGGCATACTGTCTCCTTGTTCTATCCCGCATGAACAGAGTAGAAAGAGATACTCTGCTGTTACAGATTAATGAATTCCATGGCTTGATTCCAAACCAGAAATTGGCCTCCTCTGTCCTTGAGAACTCCCTCATCAGAGACCTGAAAGAACTGTATCAATAAGTGCACAATGGGCAGGAACTCCTCTTAGCCAATCAgagggttagggtagagtcaTTCACCTATCCCTTACACCTACACATCCCTTTCTGATGCCCAAGGACAGAGTGTAAGGTATCACACATTTACCGGTTGGAATGCAGCTATACCGGTTGGAATGCAGCTATACTGGTTGGAATGCAGCTATACCGGTTGGTCTGTGGGGTGTGAGTGCTATGCAAGGACAACATCAGGAAGGTCCAACCACACCTCACCCCTGCACCAAAATATGTGGCTCCCGCATCAGCCTTTACAACCATCTGAAGACCCACAAATAGAAAAGTGCATTGAGGACAATCATACTCGACTCGAGTGATCGCTGATGATACCTGGccggtgtgtgtgcacgtgtgtgttggTACCTGGTCGATGCGTGCGTGTACCAATGGGCCCATTCTCAGTGACCTCATCGGCAGGCTCGAGGGGTTCTGGCTCTTTGTCCATGCTCTCAGAGTGGGAGTCTGACTGGCCGTTGAGCATGGGGACCTCCTCTCTAGCCGGGGGCACTGCAGCAAAAGGCTCACTGGTGACCTCCAGCGTAGCCTGCACCACCGCATCCTCCTGCTGCTTCTGTAAGGCTGCCTGGAGGGGAAGGGCGAGGGTCAATGACTTGGAAGACAACATGACTAAGACTTTTCTGTATAATCTCCACATTGTATTCTCCTCATGAAAATAAGAAGGTAAGCCCTGGTTGACATCTCTAATGAGAGACGTAAAGGAGCAACAACTTAATGAACACTTAAAATGGCTTAGTACTGCTTATTACCTTATATCTGAAAAAGATGTGTTGAGATGTGGAGTGCATAGGAcactgtggggtgtgtgtgtgtacctgttgctGAGCCAGCTGGACTTGGTAGAGCTGCTGCATGTACTGTTGGTAGTGTTGTTCCTGCAGCTGGCGTATGAGACCCAGCTGCTGCTCAGGGCTCTCTGGATACTGTTGGGCAGCATACTGCTGAAACTGCACCGCTGTCTGGGCATTCAATGCTGCCATGATCTGCTGCCTGCAGACAGGGAGGGGGACGATGGAGGAGACCATCAACGCTGCACCATTCAACGAATACTGGGATACCATAAAAAGCTTCCTCCACACAGTAGATAGAGGTAAAGCTTCCTCCACACAGTAGATAGAGGTAAAGCTTCCTCCACACAGTAGATAGAGGTAAAGCTTCCTCCACACAGTAGATAGAGGTAAAGCTTCCTCCACACAGTAGAT of Salmo trutta chromosome 1, fSalTru1.1, whole genome shotgun sequence contains these proteins:
- the LOC115186516 gene encoding Golgi resident protein GCP60 isoform X2, coding for MMATEVQSGDLNNGSSSRLEVSIDGLTLSPDPEGEQEQVVEPDPVPAEQETGDQSTAEATDDGQEGESAKTTIERKWGFGLQELYGLALKFFKDKDGKAFHPTYEEKLRLVALHKQVLLGPYNLDASPEVGFFDVLGNDRRKEWAALGNMEKEEAMVEFVKLLNKCCNLFAPYITSHQIEKKERERKRREEEERQRREDEERERQRREEERRRLEEEERLKREEEERRQLDEERLRVEQHKQQIMAALNAQTAVQFQQYAAQQYPESPEQQLGLIRQLQEQHYQQYMQQLYQVQLAQQQAALQKQQEDAVVQATLEVTSEPFAAVPPAREEVPMLNGQSDSHSESMDKEPEPLEPADEVTENGPIGTRTHRPDSPPVIAAPSMWTRPQIKDFKEKIRQDVDSVITVGRGEVVTVRVPTHEEGSYLFWEFATDHYDIGFGVLFEWTDATNASVSVHVSESSDEDEDEEGEPPREGVKLKKGAGKPQVDEIVPVYRRDCHEEVYAGSHQYPGRGVYLLKFDNSYSLWRSKSVYYRVYYTR
- the LOC115186516 gene encoding Golgi resident protein GCP60 isoform X1, which produces MMATEVQSGDLNNGSSSRLEVSIDGLTLSPDPEGEQEQVVEPDPVPAEQETGDQSTAEATDDGQEGESAKTTIERKWGFGLQELYGLALKFFKDKDGKAFHPTYEEKLRLVALHKQVLLGPYNLDASPEVGFFDVLGNDRRKEWAALGNMEKEEAMVEFVKLLNKCCNLFAPYITSHQIEKKERERKRREEEERQRREDEERERQRREEERRRLEEEERLKREEEERRQLDEERLRVEQHKQQIMAALNAQTAVQFQQYAAQQYPESPEQQLGLIRQLQEQHYQQYMQQLYQVQLAQQQAALQKQQEDAVVQATLEVTSEPFAAVPPAREEVPMLNGQSDSHSESMDKEPEPLEPADEVTENGPIGTRTHRPADSPPVIAAPSMWTRPQIKDFKEKIRQDVDSVITVGRGEVVTVRVPTHEEGSYLFWEFATDHYDIGFGVLFEWTDATNASVSVHVSESSDEDEDEEGEPPREGVKLKKGAGKPQVDEIVPVYRRDCHEEVYAGSHQYPGRGVYLLKFDNSYSLWRSKSVYYRVYYTR